The Staphylococcus simiae genome includes the window GTTTATTGTTAACTTATAGACGTTTCATTATAAGTAACAGAAAAGTATAAAAGCATTTATCATAGTTTGACAAAGTTTACTTTTTATTATGCATCTTCAAATAATGTAGATATTAAAAAGATTAACGAAGTCACATGGATACAATTAACTATTAATATAAGTAATGTAAGATTCAAAAACTATGATTAGAACTAAATTTAAAAAATTGAAGAGACTATATGTTTATTTAATAGGGAAAGAATAACTTCGAAGTATAGGAGGAATATAGACGATGACATTAGAAATTTCAAATGATTACGGTAAAATCGACATATCAAATGAAGTAATAGCATCAGTAGTTGGTGGTAAAGCTGTTGAATGTTATGGTATCGTAGGTATGGCTTCAAGACAACAAGTAAGAGATGGTATTGCTGAAATTTTAGGCCATGAAAATTATGCTAAAGGCATTAAAGTTAATGAAAGTAACGGTGTAGTTGACATTGATATGTACATCATTGTAAGTTATGGTGTGAAAATATCAGAAGTTGCTAATAATGTTCAATCAACTGTGAAATATACTTTAGAAAAATCACTCAATGTATCAGTTAATTCTATTAATATATATGTACAAGGTGTACGTGTGAATAATACAGGTAAGAAAAACTAGGAGGACAACTGGAAATGATTAGCGAAGTTAATGGTAAATTATTTGCCGATATGATAATACAAGGGGCACAAAATTTATCTAATAATGCAGATTTAGTAGATTCATTAAATGTTTATCCTGTACCAGATGGAGATACAGGTACTAACATGAACCTTACAATGACTTCAGGTAGAGACGAAGTTGAAAATAATTTATCACAACACATTGGTGAATTAGGAAAGACATTTTCAAAAGGATTGTTGATGGGAGCTAGAGGTAACTCAGGTGTAATCTTATCTCAATTGTTTAGAGGTTTTTGTAAAAATATAGAAAATGAGACTGATATTAACGCACAACAATTGGCAGAAAGCTTTAATGCAGGCGTTGAAACTGCATATAAGGCAGTGATGAAACCAGTTGAAGGTACTATTCTTACAGTTGCTAAAGACGCAGCAAGTGCAGCGATGGATAAATGTCAACAAACAAATGATTGTATAGAATTAATGGAATATATCATTGTCAAAGCAGAAGAATCACTTGATAATACACCTAATTTATTGCCAGTATTAAAAGAAGTAGGCGTTGTAGATAGTGGTGGTAAAGGTCTATTATGTGTGTATGAAGGATTTTTAAAGGCGCTTAAAGGTGAAACAGTATCTGTAAAAGCTGTAACGCTAGATAAAGATGATTTAGTTCATGATGAACACGATTTTCATGGCGTTATTAATACTGAAGACATCGTTTATGGGTATTGTACAGAAATGATGGTTCGTTTTGGCAAAAATAAAAAAGAATTCAATGAACAAGAATTTAGACAAGACTTGAGCGAATATGGAGACTCATTATTAGTTATCAATGATGAAGAAATAGTTAAAGTTCATGTACATACCGAACATCCAGGTGATGTGTTTAACTATGGTCAACAATACGGTGAGTTAATTAAATTAAAAGTTGAAAATATGAGAGAACAACATCGCGAAGTTGTGCGTAAAGAAGAACGTTCTACAGAAGAAACAACGAAAACAGTAGACACAGCTATTATTACTATATCAATGGGTGATGGTATATCAGACATTTTCAAATCTATGGGTGCCACACATATTATAAGTGGTGGTCAAACGATGAATCCATCTACTGAAGATATTGTCAAAGTAATTGAACAATCACAATGTAAACGAGCAATCATTTTACCAAATAATAAAAACATTTTAATGGCTAGTGAGCAAGCTGCAAGTATTGTAGATGCTGATGCAGTCGTTGTACCAACTAAATCGATTCCTCAAGGTATTAATGCGTTATTCCAATATAATCCAGATGCCACAGTTGAGGATAATAAATTACAGATGGAACAAGCGCTTAGCTCAGTAACATCAGGGTCATTAACATATGCTGTTCGTGACACTAAAATTGACGGTGTTGAAATCAAAAAAGATGCCTATATGGGCTTGATTGAAGATAAAATTGTTAGCAGTAATAAAGATGAGTTTGTTACGTTAACAGAACTATTAAATGCAATGCTATCTGAAGAAACTGAAATTTTAACTATCATAGCTGGAGAAGATGCTAAGCAAGAACTGACAGATAAAACGATTTCTTGGATTGAAGAACACTATCCCGAAGTTGAAATTGAAGAGCATCAAGGTAATCAACCTATATATCAATATTTCTTTTCAGTTGAATAAGATTTAATGATAAAGTTTAACTAAATATAATTTACTTTAATCAAGACCTGCAATGTTGTGAGGGTCTTGATTTTTTTTATTCTTTAGTAAAGTTCTGAGCATGGGTATTCAGTAGTTTTCATGATAGAATAGAGCTATTACAAAAGCATCTTGTGAAATAAATAAGAATTAATAGGTGATCATAGTGACAAAGGTCAATTTAATAGAAAGTCCGTATTCGTTAGGACAAATTAAAGGAATAGGCCCTAAAAAGATAGAAGCTTTGCAACAACTAAATATTAACTCTGTTGAAGATTTAGTACTATATTTACCAACGAGATATGAAGACAATACAGTGATTGATTTAAATCAAGCCGATGATCAAGCGAATGTCACTGTAGAAGGACAAGTATATACTTCACCAGTTATTGCCTTTTTTGGACGAAATAAATCAAAACTTACTGTGCACTTAATGGTCAATGGTATCGCAGTTAAATGTATATTTTTTAATCAACCTTATTTAAAAAAGAAAATAGAGTTGAACCAAACAATTACCATTAAAGGTAAATGGAATAGATATAAACAAGAAATAACAGGCAATAGAGTCTTTTTTAATGCTACTACGCAAGTATCAAATGACCAAAATGAAGTACAATTAGAGCCAGTTTATCGAATCAAGGAAGGTATTAAACAAAAGCAATTAAGAGACCATATTAGACAAGCTATTCAAGATGTAACAATTCATGAATGGTTAACTGATGATTTAAGACAAAAATATAAATTAGAATCGTTGGAATTTACCTTAAACACACTACATAATCCTAAAAACAAAACAGAACTATTAAGAGCACGTAGGACGTATGCTTTTACTGAATTGTTTTTATTTGAATTACGTATGCAATGGTTAAATAGATTAGAAAAGACAACGGACGAAGCAATTGAAGTAAATTATAATATTGACTTAGTAAAAGATTTTATAGATCAGTTACCTTTTGAATTAACAGAAGCACAAAAAAATAGCGTGAACGAGATTTTTAGAGACTTAAAAGCACCTATTAGAATGCACAGATTATTACAAGGGGATGTTGGTTCTGGTAAGACGGTAGTTGCGGCGATATGTATGTATGCTTTAAAAACAGCAGGTTTTCAATCAGCATTAATGGTTCCTACTGAAATTTTAGCAGAGCAACATGCTGAAAGTTTAATACAATTATTCGGCGATAAAATGAATGTGGCATTATTGACTGGCTCTGTTAAAGGAAAAAAACGTCGTATACTTCTTGAACAATTAGAACAAGGAACCATTGATTGTTTAATAGGTACGCATGCGTTAATACAAGATGATGTAGTATTTAAGGATGTAGGCTTAGTTATTACAGATGAACAGCATCGTTTTGGTGTTAATCAACGTCAATTACTGAGAGAAAAAGGTGCCATGACAAATGTATTGTTTATGACTGCAACACCTATACCAAGAACACTTGCCATTTCGGTATTCGGTGAGATGGATGTATCGTCAATAAAACAACTTCCTAAAGGAAGAAAAGCAATTATTACGACTTGGGCTAAACATGAACAATATGATCAAGTATTAGCACAAATGACATCTGAACTAACAAAAGGTCGTCAAGCTTATGTCATATGTCCATTAATAGAAAGTTCTGAGCATTTAGAAGATGTACAAAATGTTGTTGCCTTATATGAATCTTTACAACAATATTATGGTGAGCAACGTGTAGGATTATTACACGGTAAGCTATCTTCTGAGGAAAAAGACGAAGTAATGCAAAAGTTTAGTGATCATGAAATTGATGTTCTAGTTTCAACAACAGTTGTTGAGGTTGGTGTTAATGTACCTAATGCAACATTCATGATGATTTATGATGCAGATCGCTTTGGATTATCTACGTTGCACCAATTACGTGGACGTGTTGGTAGAAGTGAGCATCAAAGTTATTGTGTATTAATTGCTTCTCCTAAGACGGAAACTGGTATTGAACGTATGACCATAATGACGCAAACAACTGATGGCTTTGAATTAAGTGAGCGGGATTTGGAAATGCGTGGTCCAGGTGATTTCTTTGGCGTTAAGCAAAGTGGATTACCCGACTTTCTAGTTGCAAATATTGTCGAAGATTATCGTATGTTA containing:
- a CDS encoding Asp23/Gls24 family envelope stress response protein, giving the protein MTLEISNDYGKIDISNEVIASVVGGKAVECYGIVGMASRQQVRDGIAEILGHENYAKGIKVNESNGVVDIDMYIIVSYGVKISEVANNVQSTVKYTLEKSLNVSVNSINIYVQGVRVNNTGKKN
- the fakA gene encoding fatty acid kinase catalytic subunit FakA, with translation MISEVNGKLFADMIIQGAQNLSNNADLVDSLNVYPVPDGDTGTNMNLTMTSGRDEVENNLSQHIGELGKTFSKGLLMGARGNSGVILSQLFRGFCKNIENETDINAQQLAESFNAGVETAYKAVMKPVEGTILTVAKDAASAAMDKCQQTNDCIELMEYIIVKAEESLDNTPNLLPVLKEVGVVDSGGKGLLCVYEGFLKALKGETVSVKAVTLDKDDLVHDEHDFHGVINTEDIVYGYCTEMMVRFGKNKKEFNEQEFRQDLSEYGDSLLVINDEEIVKVHVHTEHPGDVFNYGQQYGELIKLKVENMREQHREVVRKEERSTEETTKTVDTAIITISMGDGISDIFKSMGATHIISGGQTMNPSTEDIVKVIEQSQCKRAIILPNNKNILMASEQAASIVDADAVVVPTKSIPQGINALFQYNPDATVEDNKLQMEQALSSVTSGSLTYAVRDTKIDGVEIKKDAYMGLIEDKIVSSNKDEFVTLTELLNAMLSEETEILTIIAGEDAKQELTDKTISWIEEHYPEVEIEEHQGNQPIYQYFFSVE
- the recG gene encoding ATP-dependent DNA helicase RecG, yielding MTKVNLIESPYSLGQIKGIGPKKIEALQQLNINSVEDLVLYLPTRYEDNTVIDLNQADDQANVTVEGQVYTSPVIAFFGRNKSKLTVHLMVNGIAVKCIFFNQPYLKKKIELNQTITIKGKWNRYKQEITGNRVFFNATTQVSNDQNEVQLEPVYRIKEGIKQKQLRDHIRQAIQDVTIHEWLTDDLRQKYKLESLEFTLNTLHNPKNKTELLRARRTYAFTELFLFELRMQWLNRLEKTTDEAIEVNYNIDLVKDFIDQLPFELTEAQKNSVNEIFRDLKAPIRMHRLLQGDVGSGKTVVAAICMYALKTAGFQSALMVPTEILAEQHAESLIQLFGDKMNVALLTGSVKGKKRRILLEQLEQGTIDCLIGTHALIQDDVVFKDVGLVITDEQHRFGVNQRQLLREKGAMTNVLFMTATPIPRTLAISVFGEMDVSSIKQLPKGRKAIITTWAKHEQYDQVLAQMTSELTKGRQAYVICPLIESSEHLEDVQNVVALYESLQQYYGEQRVGLLHGKLSSEEKDEVMQKFSDHEIDVLVSTTVVEVGVNVPNATFMMIYDADRFGLSTLHQLRGRVGRSEHQSYCVLIASPKTETGIERMTIMTQTTDGFELSERDLEMRGPGDFFGVKQSGLPDFLVANIVEDYRMLEVARDEAAELIQSGAFFDNQYQHLRSFVENHLLYRSFD